The Bacteroidota bacterium genome segment GGTATTCACCATATTCAACCGTGGAGGCTTTTACCATTTTTTTGGCTTGAGTTTTTTTGGGATGTTCTGGTTTTATAAGTCCAAAAGCCATCAAGGCTTTCCCAAGAAAATTAGGTCCTGATGGCTTTACTTACTTCATTTTTCAAAGGCTTCTGTGAGCGCACTTGTTTATAACCAGAGTATAAAGGTCAACAACCCCATTTGGTTTCAAGGGTATTGCTATTTAATAGAGAATAACGATTTCGGGTACTTTATGAGTATCATTTGAGTGGTCTTGAATACAACATTTTAAATTACACTTGTCTATTAGTTTTGTTAATATTCAACCTCTAACAAAATGTTTTTTCTACAACGTCAGGAATTAATTCCCCAAACAACTTGCTCTTATCTTATCTTATCTTATCTTATCTTATCTTATCTATTTAATAATAAATATCATCTCACCGAATTTTTAGGTAAGTATAACGCATATTTCACATATTAGCTGGGAAATGGTATCTTTAAAATACTGTTAAGTCGTTTAGCCGACAGTTTCGCAGAATAACATCAAATAACTTTGTATATTAAAATTGATACTATGAAATCTCTGAAAGCTCAAGGAAATAAATTCTCAAGTACTCAATATCAGTTGGAAGTACTTGAAAAAATCAGCAGCGAAGGAAGTCCTATAACAAGGTTTGAAGATAAACTTCAAACCTATGGAATATCTCCTTTAAAGCCCGCTGAACTTGAAATATTACAGGTAAATGTGGGAAAAATGTGTAATCAAGTTTGTACCCATTGCCATGTAGATGCGGGGCCGGACAGAAAAGAAATCATGATTAGGGCAACTATGCAGGATTGTCTCAATGCACTTCGCCATGCACCCACCGTCCACACTGTTGATATGACAGGAGGCGCACCTGAGATGAATCCTGACTTTATTTGGTTTGTAAAAGAAATTTCAAAACTCGGAGTAAAAACGATTGTACGAAGCAACCTTACCATTCTTGTTTCTAATAAAAAGTATCATTCTTATCCTGAGTTTTTTGCTAAACACAAAGTAACCGTAATCGCTTCCCTCCCCTGCTATACAGCTGAAAATACGGATAAACAAAGAGGAGAAGGAGTATTTCAGAAATCAATTGAAGCATTAAAAATGTTAAATAATGTAGGATATGGAAAGGACGAGACAGAGCTTGAATTACATTTGGTTTATAACCCAATCGGCCCGTCCCTGCCACCACCACAGGATAAACTCCAATCAGATTATAAAAAAATTCTACTAGAAAATTTTGGTATTTCATTTAATAAACTTTATACCATTACCAATCTTCCTATAAGCAGGTTTTTAGAATACCTCCTGACTCTTGGCAAATTTGAATCATACATGGAAAAACTTGTTAGCTCTTTTAATCCTTTTACAATAGATGGTTTGATGTGCAGAAATACGCTTTCAGTCAGTTGGGAAGGAAAATTATATGATTGCGATTTTAATCAAATGCTCGAATTACAAACAGGGAATGGTTCTCCAAAACACATCAGCGAGTTCAGTGCTGCAAAGCTGAAAGAACGAAATATTGTTGTGAATCAACATTGTTACGGCTGCACCGCAGGCGCAGGATCAAGCTGTCAAGGCGCTTTATTATGACCTTCAGGACTTATAATAAACAACCCATTCGCCCGATTGAACTTGGAATAGTAGGCAATAAGAAGTTGAATAATAAAGAAAAATTAAATAAATATGGCAACGGATAAATTATTAATGGTTTTTGTAAAGAATCCCCAAAGAGGCAAGGTTAAAACCCGCCTGGCTACAACTATGGGTGATGAAAAAGCACTGGAAATTTATAGAGTATTGCTCGATCATACACTGACAATTTCAAAAAGGGTGAATTGCGATAAAGCCATTTTCTATTCTGATTACATCGATGATGGCGACATGTGGGGCAAAGCAAAATTCAGCCAGTTTGTTCAGGAAGGTAATGAGCTTGGTGAACGGATGCTCAATGCCTTTAAACAGGCCTTTTTAAAACAATATAAAAGTGTTGTTATTATCGGCAGTGATTGTCTGGACTTGAATGAACATATAATTACGGATGCTTTTGATGTTCTTAAAAAGAATGAAATTGTAATTGGACCTGCAAAAGATGGCGGGTACTACCTGCTTGGAATGCGAACACTTTACAAAGAGTTATTTATGAATAAACAATGGAGTACGGAGAATGTGTTACTGGATACTTTGCTTGATATAACCAAGCTTAATGTTAGCATGAAATTACTTCCAACTCTGTCCGATATAGATGAAGAAAAAGATTTAAAAATGTATCAAAATATATTTGAGATATGAAATAGCCATGATCATAAAAATGAATAAGGGATTCATTTCATTTCATTTAATTTATATAGGCTGATTAAAAAAATAATAGAAACATCAGATTACCTGATCCGGATAATTTGAAACCTGTTGACATTTCGGAAATTATTCAAATAGCAGAAATGGCAGATGAAAAACTATCACAACTTTTAATTAACGTAATAAAAAAAATTTAAACTAAAACAACTGTTATCGTTAATTACACAATTTCCATAGCATTATGAAAAAATTAATTTTTGCCTCATTATTTTCTTTTCTATTCCAACAATGTAGCTCTACTACATTTATAGGAATCGGCAAAGCCCCTTCACATGAAATATGGAATGACCTTTTAAAAAAGAACGTCACACTTGATGGAAAGGTTAATTATAAAGGGTTTATAAAAGATAGCGTTGAATTCAACAAATACTTAAAACTGCTTACTGACAACCCTCCTAATGAAAAAACATGGTCGGTGAACGAACAAAAAGCATTTTGGATCAATGCTTACAATGCCTATACTGTAAAACTGATTACAAAATATTATCCAATAAAAAGCATAAAAGATATAGGCAGCAGTATTCAAATTCCTTTTGTGAACACACCCTGGGATGTTAAATTCATTTTCATTGGGAAAGAAAAAATGGATTTGAACAACATTGAGCATGGCCAGCTTAGAAAAAAGTTTGACGATCCAAGAATACATTTTGCCCTTGTATGTGCATCAAAATCATGTCCGGCACTTCTTAACGAGGCATACGACCCTGCAAGACTTGATCAACAACTCGACAATCAGGCAAAGGCATTTCTGAAAGACACTTTCCGAAATAAAGTATCTGCTACCAATCCTCAACTATCCAAAATATTTGAATGGTATAAAATGGATTTTACTAAAAAAGAATCCTTAATTGACTTTCTCAATAAATATGCTCCTGTAAAAATCAATGCCAATGCTAATATCACATACCTTGATTATGACTGGGGTTTAAATGAATAATATGAAAATCAGCATAATCATACCCACATTAAACGAAGCTGCAAATATTGAACGGCTGATAATTCATTTGCATAAATATGGGGGAATGGATTTGCATGAGATAATCGTAAGTGATGGAGGAAGTTCTGATAGTACCTTAGAAATCGCAAGCAATGCCGGAGCAAAGGCTGTGTGTTCTGAAAAACAAGGTCGTGCGCTTCAAATGAATTTGGGATCAAATCATTCAACGGGTGATATTCTTTATTTTGTGCATGCAGATACGCTTCCACCAATAGAATTTATAGCTGAAATTCAGAAAGCAATATTAAAAAGGAAAAAAGCTGGTTGTTTTCGATTTCGATATGATTCTGATAAAAAACTATTGGTTATCAATTCCTATTTCACTAAATTCAATACTATTTTTAGTGGTGGTGGTGATCAATCGTTATACATTCAAAAAAACGTATTTAATGAACTAGGAGGATTTGACGAATCTTATGTGATAATGGAAGATTTTGATTTAGTAAGTAGGCTTAGAAAAAAAAGATTCGGTTTGCATATTATTCCAAAGGAAATTTTAATTTCTGCTAGAAAATATTCGAATAATAGTTACCTGCGTGTGAATATTGCCAAC includes the following:
- the arsS gene encoding arsenosugar biosynthesis radical SAM protein ArsS (Some members of this family are selenoproteins.), translated to MKSLKAQGNKFSSTQYQLEVLEKISSEGSPITRFEDKLQTYGISPLKPAELEILQVNVGKMCNQVCTHCHVDAGPDRKEIMIRATMQDCLNALRHAPTVHTVDMTGGAPEMNPDFIWFVKEISKLGVKTIVRSNLTILVSNKKYHSYPEFFAKHKVTVIASLPCYTAENTDKQRGEGVFQKSIEALKMLNNVGYGKDETELELHLVYNPIGPSLPPPQDKLQSDYKKILLENFGISFNKLYTITNLPISRFLEYLLTLGKFESYMEKLVSSFNPFTIDGLMCRNTLSVSWEGKLYDCDFNQMLELQTGNGSPKHISEFSAAKLKERNIVVNQHCYGCTAGAGSSCQGALL
- a CDS encoding TIGR04282 family arsenosugar biosynthesis glycosyltransferase, whose amino-acid sequence is MATDKLLMVFVKNPQRGKVKTRLATTMGDEKALEIYRVLLDHTLTISKRVNCDKAIFYSDYIDDGDMWGKAKFSQFVQEGNELGERMLNAFKQAFLKQYKSVVIIGSDCLDLNEHIITDAFDVLKKNEIVIGPAKDGGYYLLGMRTLYKELFMNKQWSTENVLLDTLLDITKLNVSMKLLPTLSDIDEEKDLKMYQNIFEI
- a CDS encoding DUF547 domain-containing protein translates to MKKLIFASLFSFLFQQCSSTTFIGIGKAPSHEIWNDLLKKNVTLDGKVNYKGFIKDSVEFNKYLKLLTDNPPNEKTWSVNEQKAFWINAYNAYTVKLITKYYPIKSIKDIGSSIQIPFVNTPWDVKFIFIGKEKMDLNNIEHGQLRKKFDDPRIHFALVCASKSCPALLNEAYDPARLDQQLDNQAKAFLKDTFRNKVSATNPQLSKIFEWYKMDFTKKESLIDFLNKYAPVKINANANITYLDYDWGLNE
- a CDS encoding TIGR04283 family arsenosugar biosynthesis glycosyltransferase, with the protein product MKISIIIPTLNEAANIERLIIHLHKYGGMDLHEIIVSDGGSSDSTLEIASNAGAKAVCSEKQGRALQMNLGSNHSTGDILYFVHADTLPPIEFIAEIQKAILKRKKAGCFRFRYDSDKKLLVINSYFTKFNTIFSGGGDQSLYIQKNVFNELGGFDESYVIMEDFDLVSRLRKKRFGLHIIPKEILISARKYSNNSYLRVNIANLLVFSLYKMGVKPVKLSGLYKKLLNPFCDMEKLDLKYETKKTFETDNKI